The sequence CTCTCATCCGGGCCAATCAGGGTCACTCCCTGCAGGTGGGGCTAACGGGACACGTGGGAGAGCCAGGTGGGACCCCTGCCTGTAAGGGGGTCTCACTGCTGGCCATCCCCCCGCCTGTGCCAGGTACCTGAGTTGGAGCTGATGCCCCTGGAGACCCCGCAGGACCTGCCCCCGATGCTGGTCCATGGCACATTCTGGCAGCACTGGCCCTCCATCCGGCTCAAGGGCCTGTCCTGCCGCGGAAGGACTCACATCCACTTGGCCACAGGACTGCCTGGGGACCCTGGTGTCATCAGTGGTCAGTATCCCCGCCCCCAGCTACTCCCACCCACTCtctcctcccaggtccctccaGAGGTCCAAAGCCACCCCATACCCTGTATGCAGCAGTACCTCCTTTTCCTCACTGAGTCCAGGACCCCAGCCTGCCCGTGTTTGATAACTGCAACCCCAGatgccccaggccccagctccaGTTGTCCCTACAGGCATGCGGCCAAACTGCCAAGTGGCCGTGTTCATCAACgggcccctggccctggcaggtGAGTGCGGATGTAGCAGGGCTGCCCTAGGCCTTCAGAGAGGGCCTGAGTCACAGCTCTGGCTCTGTCTGCAGATGGAATCCCCTTCCTCCGCTCTGTGAACGGGGTGATCCTGACTCCCGGAAACGCTGATGGCTTCCTGCTTCCCAAGTACTTCAAGGAGGCCCTGCAGCTACGGCCTACCCGTGAGAACCTCCACGCCACCCTGTTCTTTGTGTCTGAAGCCTGTGTCCTCTGCCAACCCCAGGCTGACTTAGGTCTCCCTTTCTCTAACCAAGTCCTCTCGATCTCAGGAAAACCCCTCTCCTTGGCTGGTGATGAAGAGACAGAGTGTCAGAGTGGCCCCCAGCACAGCTCCAGAGGAAGAAGGATGAgccaacaataaaatatttattaaaaaaggaaatgtaaaaagataaaagaaaatcctCCAGTTTGAATCCATCAGTTATCATTCTGTGGCTgcagctagccttcctgtgggCTCAGGGACTACAAccaggccaggggtgctgcttcCGGCCACTCAGACGAGGGAAGGGAGGTGCTGCAGAGCTCAGGACCGCCCTCCCCAGCCGGGGGGATGCAGAGTCTGGCCCACCGGGTCCCTGGCCTGCACAAAGCCAGTGACAGTGCGGATGTGCCCAGCTCGGTGCGTGGAGAGGGTGTGGGCAGTGAGTCCCAGCGAGTGTGGGCTTAGGAGTGGCCATGGCGGTGGTGAGTGGTACAGGGCAGTAAGACGGGCCTCAGAAGGCCTCGTGGCCGCCTGTGAGCTGCAGGAAGAGGTCCTCGTCCAGCTCCTCCCCTCGGGCCCGCTCCCGCGTTGACAGGAAAATGTAGCCCCCTATGTACTCGTGCACAATGCGGCAGCTGGCAGACACGCAGCTGAAAGCCACGTTGATGTGTTCGTCAAACTCGATGGCCACCTGCGGGGCGGGCAGTCGGAGGGGTTGGTGGGGTGGAATAGGGAGCACCCCGGCCCTGCCCCGCTGGGTCTGGCCCGGCCCCCCCCCCTCACGCGGGCCCACCTGCCGGATGTCCCAGTTGACATTCCACTGGCGCATGTTGCTGAAGCGCCAGGTCTTGACCACGTCGCCCACGGCCAGGTCGATGCGGATCAGTCGGTTGTTGGCAATGCCCAGGATCTCATCTTTCCTGCTGCCCTTGAACCTGGTCCCCAGGAGGACAGATGTGagcaagccccccccccatccccccctccccgcggCCCGGCGCCTGCCCAGACAGCCTGGTGCAGTGCTCAGGAGTGGGTTGTGCAAGGAAGTCATTTaggctctctgggcctcaagttcctcatctggaaagtgggAGTTAACCAATGCAATAATTATAATAACGTTTAGCAGCGTCAGCAAATACTCTATgcctttaaataactttttttgcctggctggcgtggctcagtggttgagcttctaactatgaaccaggaagtcacagttcgattcccagtcagggcatatacccagtaggaggcgtgcaggaggcagccgatccatgattttctctcatcattgatgtttctctctctctctctcctcccttcctctctgaaaccaataaaaaatatttatctacaTGAGTAACTTTTTTGTATCATCTGTTGCCTCGATCATATCTTCGCAGGCTTGGGAATGGGCAGGGGCACTCCCAGTCCCGGCAGACCAGCTCCCAGCAGTCGGGAGAGGGAAGGGTCCGCAGCAGAGCCGGGACGGAGCTGGTCTCCTGTTCTCctggcctgctctctctctgtgtttGCTGTGGGGGTGCAGGATGGGTGGGGCACAGGGGGTGCCCTCAGTCAGCTCTGCCCACAGAGACCAGGAAGGGAGGTTCAGGGTGAGGATGGAGAGGACCGGCTGGGGCTCTTACTTGACTATGAAGTAGGAGATACCGAAGTCAGGCAGGGACTGCCAGGCCTGGATGAAGCGCAGCTGGGCCTCCGACAGGGGGAGCTGGGCCACGTTCTGGTGGGCTTCCAGGATCCGGGGGGTGAGCTGTGGGGCCACACTGGTGAGGGGCATCCAACGTCCCCGCGgccccctggctgcccccaccagctGAGCTAGGGCAGGGGCAGTGCCCACTGTGCGCCCCCAGAGTGCACCCTCTCACCGCTCATCACCTATGAGCTGAGCCAGGCCCAGAGGTGGACATGGGCAGCTGGACCGTGCCCCCCTCTCTCTGGGAGGGGACCAGCGCACTGTCTCAGGGACGCGGGGGGGAGAGGAATGAGTGAGCACATGGCTTTGCAGGGGAAAGCTCGGTGGAGGTCCCGGGGCCCGAGGTGGCCAGGTAAACGCTGTGGCCATTCCCACTGCCCACGCCCTCTGGCACCTGTTTGGCCTTGAACTTGCGCTGGAAGCGGGGGGCGACCAGGCCGTATGGGTTGAGGCCCTCCGCGGAGGCGTCCGGGCCCTGGGGCTGGCTGCCCGGGCCCCCGGTGCCCGCCCGCTGCAGGCTGAGGAAAGCCAGGATGCCCTGCACCTCGCTGGCGTAGCTGCTGTCCGCCATGGTGCGGCCCTTGGAGGCCAGGCGGCAGCCGGCCATCCAGCGGGCGTACTGCTGctcctggggggggaggggctggtcaGGGCCTGGCCGGGCTCTGGGTCAGCCCGCtgcccctcccgcctccgcccggcccgggccctgcgGCCTCACATCCTGGCACCGCAGGTAGAGCTCACTCATGCCCTCAGGCGAGGGCACCAGGAGTTTGATGCAGAATTTCTGGCCGGAGACGTTGACATCCGGGACCACCTCACAGCCTGGCGGGAGAAGGGCCGGGTTAGAAGGCCGGAGAGGGGACCCGGCCGGAGAGGCCCCGGGGCCAGTGCCCGCGGCGCAGCGGCCTGCGCACCGGGCGTCCTCCCTGGCACTCGGAGGAACGGGGGTgcacccccagccagcccctcaCTCGCCCTTGAGGTTGAGCTGCTGAATGGGGTCCCCCGGGGCTTCGTCCTGGCTCTTGTAGTAGGACAGCGTGGTCTCCTTGAACACCACCCAGTGCTGGCGGTACCCTTTCAGGGTCAGCTTCCGGGGCCTGAGGGAGGGACGGGGTCAGGGGccaccttcctcctctctccacgctgccccccgccccctgcgggGCTGCCAACTCTGCCCCCCACTCACCGCAAGATGCGGAGGTGGTCCTTCAGCTCCGGGATGGCGGTGAGGCTgtcctggggaggagaggagtcAGCGGGCCTGGCTCCGGCTTGACCCTGACCCGCCCTGACCGAGCCCCTCTCACCAGCACATCCGTGCGCGCCGAGCCCTCCAGCTTCACCTCCAGGTTGCTCAGGGCGGCGTCGAGGTCGTCCAGCCCCGGGTCCGCGCCCGTGGGCTCACTCGCCTCCCCGCTCTGCGACAGCTTGTTGATGTGGTACTGGGTGGGGCGCATGGCCAGGGCAGGCTCAATGGGCAGCCCATCCGCCCAGCCCGGCCCTGAGCTGGGCTTCCCTGGAGCTGGGGCCCCCACCTGGAGGACCCTTTCTGCCccgggcctggcctgcacccctgCCACCCCGGGCCCCGGCCGCCTGGCACCTGCAGGGCTGCGAACACCATCATCTCCTCCTCGGTGCAGTCAATCTCCTCCAGCAGCAGGTCCCACCGCGCCTGCTCGTACAGCTGGGTCAGCCGCACCGGGTCTGTCTGCAGCCGTGGGGGGTTCGGGGGGGTGGGTTGGTCGGGTGTCAAGTGCCCTGAgcaccctgggcccagcccctggagcctcagccctcagccctgccctcggTGCTGTGGCAGCTCGCTGAGCGGCCCCACATGGGCAGACAATCCCAACCCAGCCTCACAGCCTGCCTGCCCCATCGGCCCAGGTGACTGGCACCTTTCCCCCTCGGAACTTTTGCTGAGGGCAGAAGGGGGACCGAGTAAACCAATCAATAAATAGGTAAAGTGATCCAAGAGTGTGATAAGAGCTATAAACAAAACAGCTgccagaaaagaagagaaaagaaaagaaaagaaaagaaaagaaaagaaaagaaaagaaaaggaaagaaaaagaaaagtaaacagcTGCCAAGGGTGGGCTCAGTCACGCCCCCattgggaggtgtgcaagaggcagctgatcaatgtttctcattgatgtttctttctttctccctctccctgcccctctctctaaaaaataaataaaaacatttaaaaaagatgttaATTGTacaagaaatacaaatcaaagtaTATTAAAATTAGGAACTTTACCAAAATAAGCCATTACTGTGCTCGCTTTGGCAGgacatatataaaattaaccattaggAGAATGAAAAGGCAAGGCTCAGagtggaaaaatatattcatattgatCTGACAAGGTGCTCATATACCAAATACGTACAGAACTACAAAGCAGTATGAAAAAGACAGGGAAGTCAACATAAAAATTGGGGGAAAAACTTGAACAGAAACTTCACAGAAGAGGATTTCCAAGTGGCTAAGGGCCAAATGAAAAAGGGCTCAGCTTGATTAGTcctcagggaaatgtaaattaaagccACATAAAAAGCAGGTCCCTGGTTGTTTGGGATCAGGTGTGGGAGGAGGAATGGCTACAAGTGGGCACTAGAGAACTTTGTGGGTGacggaaatgttctaaaattggacTGTGGTGACAGTTACTAAAAATAACCAAACTGAATGCTTACAATGGGTGCCTTTTATGGTACCCAGACAGCGCCTAGAGAAtcatatctcagtaaagctgttttgaaaaacatataaataagaaCCCAGATGAGGGACCTTTACGCACCTACCAGAATGGCCACAGTGGAGAAGACGGGAAATGCCACGGCTGGTGAGGCTGTGGAACCACCCTGCTGAGGGGTGTCagttggtacaaccactttggaaagctGTTTACCTACCACAGTGTCTGCCCTGGGACCCAGCAATTCCGCTCTGGGAATGCACCCTACAGAAATGTgtacctggccctggctgggtagctcagtgggttagagcatcgtccccatacaccaaggttgcaggttcaatccccagtcagggctcatacaagaggcaaccaatgaatgcatcaataagtggaataacaattccctctctaaaatcaatcaatatataacttaaaaaaaaagttaacttccccatttcttaaaaaaagaaatgtgtactTATTTcaccaaaagacatatgaaatgTCATAGTATccgtgttcttttttttttttaatatattttttattggtttcagagaggaagggagagggagacagaaacatcaatgatgagacggAGTCATtgaatggctgcttcctgcacgccccctactggggatcgagcccacaacccaggcctgggcccttgaccagaatcaaactggggacccttcagtctgctggccgacgctctagccactgagccaaaccagctaaagcTGTTGCTGTTTTACAAACCTACCAGGACTATTTAACTCTTTAAGATATCCTATATTACTttaacaaaaatttaattaaaaagatacaCAAAAAGAACAACGAAGACCAAATGGATTTTAGATATTAGGCAACAGACCACATGGAGCAGCGATCCCTGAAAAGGGTAAAAGGTGACTCCCACAATCGCCCCACCCGACGTCCTGGGGAGTTTCTAGGCTGCGGCGCGGGGAGGAGGCCCCACACGCAGCTCAGCATCACCCCTGAGCGAGGAGACGTAGCTGAAAGCCAGGGAGTCCGGGGCAGCCAGAGTCACAGGACAGAGGACTGGAGAGGGGACAGTGCCTGCACTGAGAGAGCCTGGGGGTCAGCAGGGGGCTCCTCTGGAGTCCTGAGCTGAGACtgatgagagtgtgtgtgtaaggCCATGACCCGCGGCTGGGTGGGCACACCCACATTCCTAACAGCCAGGCGGAGAGCTCGCGTCATCCATGGCACGTCAGATGCTAAAAGCCGTTCCCTTTGTGGGGAAGTTAGCCCTGGATTAAAGGCTGCGCTGGTCCTGTCATTAATAGTCAAGCCTTGGAAGGACCAAACTGCTCCCAAACATCTTCACTTCCTCCCCAAACAAATTGTATGAATATTGAgagggctgccctggctggtttggctcactggacagAGCATCAGGCGATGAGATGTTCGAACATGGGTTGTGATGGTCGCACAACTCTGCGAATAGACTGAAAGCCATTGGCCTGTACACTTCAAATGGACAAATTATATGATATATAAGAGTTATTTCTCAGCGCAGCCTCGTCATCACCACAGCAACAAGTTCGACCATGTAGTGTGGGCTTTGGCATGTGGAGAAGTGAAAGGCGATAccaggagggaaagggaagtaCCCTGGTGTGAGGTTCTCAGACTCCGTGTGAAGCAGTAATATTACTAGACGGTAATGGTATATGTGTGCTAGTCCCAGCCgggatggctcagtggatagagccttggccttgggattgaagggtcccaggttcgattctggtcaagggcacaggcctgggttgtaggctcgatccccagcgtggggcgtacaggaggcagctgatcaatgattctctctgatcattgatgtttctacctctctctccctttcccttcctctctgaaatcaataaaaatattttaaaaaatagtatctgTGTGATAACCCCTAAAACAATGGCTGAAAAAAAAGCATAGCTAATAAGCTACTCCAATAGAGATAAAATGGGATATGAAAATTACTCAATCCAAGAGGGTGGGAGAGGCAAGGGAAGGAGATGAGCACGCCCCCAGGGcggaaggggctgggagggaggcggtGGTGAGGCTGAGgaactgggtggggggagggtggggagggtgggaggggggcattGAGGTCACAGTGGGCAGGGCCAGATCCGGCTGGGCCTCGGGAATGGCAGCTGGGACcagaggcagccacagcagcCTTTGGCCGGTCCCAGGCGCGAGGTGACCTAACCTGTGTTGGCAAGTTCATTCCTGAgctgtgtggaggtgggaggccctgggaggcccGGAGAGAGTGATGGCCGGACAAAGAGACAAGAGAAGAGCGGCGGGCTTGGGCTTCAGTTGGAGGGAGGACCAGCAGGACACCCgagggacagtgggggggggggcccagaGTCCCGCTGCCCGCAGGGCCGGACGGGCCTATGCAGGTACCTGAGCAGAGGTGGCCACTTGGACACGCGAGTCTAGAGCTCGGGGGAGAGAAGTGGGGTGGCTATAAAGAGCACGCAGACAACACTTAAATCCGTAAGACTGGGGATTCCTGGGAGAAGGggtgagaggaggaggcagggatggaGCCGGGGCTCACCAACTCCCAGCGGCCGCGGAGGAGGGAAGGGTGGCTGAGGAGCCGGCAGGGCAGCGGGAGACACGGCGCTTGGGGGTCACGAGTGGCTGAGAAACACGTGGGCAGGAAGTGAGCAGcgcacagacagacagacagacagacggacgaGGCAGGGCGCCTCAGCAGGTGCTCTCTGCGCGGAGGggacgcagacaccaggacagatttggaggaggagaaggggaccAGCGAGCACCCAGGAAAGGCGGGGAACCAGGAGACAGGATTCCGGGGAGAAGGGACACGCCACCCCAAGGCTCTGCAGACAGCGGCCCTGGTTAGAAGTTCCTCAGTGAAGCGGGCAGAGAAGTGGGcggagggagggcctggggtggcCAGTGGCGACAGGAGGAccggagccggggggggggggggggggcgggggggggcggggggggagacaGGCGCACTGGCACGGCGCAGCGCTGCCTCCTCCCGGAGGTCTTCCCGGAGCCCGAGCAGGCTTCCCAGGTGCACACACCACTGTCTgcaccagtgacggcgaacctatgacacgcgtgtcagaggtgacacgcgaactcatttctttggttgatttttctttgttagatggcatttaaatatgtaaaataaatatcaaaaatataagtctttgttttactacggttgcaaatatcaaaaaatgtctctatgtgacacggcaccagagttaagttagggtttttcaaaatgctgacgcgccgagctccaaaggctcaccatcactggtctacacgGATGTGGGGTCATTATCTCCCCGATGCCCTCGCGTCCGCCCAGGCCCAGAGTTCATGAACGGGTGCGGATGGACAAATGGACAGAGAGACAGACGCTGACAAGTCTCGGAGACCCCTGGCCCTAGGTCCCAGGTCTCACggacccagcccccgccccccgcccggcccACCTTGGGGTCCAGGTCGAAGAAGCTGTAGTACTTGAAGCGCAGCCAGAGCATGTCCCCGGCCTTGATGTCCTGCTGCATGAGGCACCGCGACGAGTCCAGCCACCTGGCGGCGAGGCAGGGGTCAGGGCTGAGCCGGGACAGcgctggggcgggtgggggctgggcaggggcttgGGGGCGAGCACACACATATAGGGAAGGCCTGGGAACAGGAGGCATGGATCTGGGGTGAGCAGGACACAGAGGGTGGGAGCCCGGGGAGCGGGGGCACCACAGGGACGTGGCCCAGGAGCAGCCGGCAGGCGGGGCACCTGCTGTGCAGCTGGGTCTTGTCCAGCAGGGAGCTGGGCCGAGGCAGGCGCTGCAGCAGGAGGGGGTCGGGCGGCGGCTGAGGCCGGCTCAGCATGTGGTAGCAGGCCTCCGTCTGGGCGCTGTCGGAGAAGTGGGCTGGCATCCCCCGGAACAGCGCAGGTGCCATgcctggagggcaggtgggggtcaACCAggcccggccccccccccccccgtcccaggcctcctgggcccGCCCCCTGCACCCCGCCCCTGGCCCCCCCAGGCGGTGCTCACCCCCAGCCAGGACGACCTTGGTCAAGTCATAGACCTCCTCCTCcggctccttctccttcttcttcttctccttcctctcaggAGCCCGGAGCAGGGACAGCTCTTCAGGGTGCCGGATGCCTGCGGGAGCTGGGGCCTCAGCGGGGACCACCCCCCCGCCAtggcctccagccccctccccacatgggcaCTTTGGGGCAGGCCAGCCCTCCAGGCAGGATGGGGACCAGGGTGGCAAGGACAACATGACAGTAGCTGGGCCTGTAAAGGGAGGGGACCAGCCCCCCTGCAGGACCCTTgcagggggacagggcagggggggggACTCACTGAGGAGGCGGCAGATGGCGGCCACAGCCTGGAAGAGGGGCTGGGAGAAGCTGGCTCGGAGGCGCAGAGCTCGGCGATTGGGCAGCCGCAGGAGGATGGGCCGGTGCTGGGGCCCGAAGAAGAGGCGGGCGTCAGCCAGGATGCCGTACTTATCCAGCGTCCAGTGGGtctgcagcagccactgcttcTTCTGCTCCCACCAGATGGCGTGGTCCGACCAGTCCTGCTTGCGATCTGCGGCCGGGAAGCAGGGGCGGGTGAACCTCAGCCTGGAAGGCCTCCCCCAGCGCTGGGCACAGCCTGGGATTCAGAGGCCTGAGGCTatgtgccctcccctgcccaggcccagggcagggccaggctgtcAGTCCCACCTCCACAGCCCGCCCTCCTGTCCGTCCTCAGTGCCGACCACCACGGGAGGCTGGCCCCTGcctccgcccacccccacccgagGGACCTGCCAAACGTCAGCCCTTGCCCGACAGTCCCTGTGTGGTGCCCGCCGCCTCCAGGGGAGTCCGGCGGCCGTATGACGGCCTGTAGCGCTCCAGGAGTGCCCCCCCTCCCGGCCCTCCGGCCTAGGTGCCCAGGTCAGAGCGCTCCTGCCTGACCTCGgctggcctccctcctccctgctggggcCCCTCTCCTGACTCAGGAGGGGGCTTCTCCTGTGAGCCCCCTCCCAGGCGGGGGGCAACctctcctggcccaggccccacgCTGGCTCCCGTGCTGCCCCACACTCAGCAGCCGCCACGCTCCAGGCGGCCAGGGGCTGGCGCGGCCCCGCTCAGTGGAGCGCGAGGAGTGTCTGAGGCCCtagggccagtggtcggcaaactcattagtcaacagagccaaatatcaacagaacaacgactgaaatttct is a genomic window of Myotis daubentonii chromosome 9, mMyoDau2.1, whole genome shotgun sequence containing:
- the TRPT1 gene encoding tRNA 2'-phosphotransferase 1 isoform X4, producing the protein MNSGERKLEAAGPRGRRARRPREQDRDVQLSKALSYALRHGALKLGLAMGAGGFVPLGALLQLPQFRSFSAEDVQRVVDTNGKQRFALQPGDPSTGPLIRANQGHSLQVPELELMPLETPQDLPPMLVHGTFWQHWPSIRLKGLSCRGRTHIHLATGLPGDPGVISGMRPNCQVAVFINGPLALADGIPFLRSVNGVILTPGNADGFLLPKYFKEALQLRPTRKPLSLAGDEETECQSGPQHSSRGRRMSQQ
- the FERMT3 gene encoding fermitin family homolog 3, whose translation is MAGMKTATGDYIDSSWELRVFVGEEDPEAESVTLRVTGESHIGGVLLKIVEEINRKQDWSDHAIWWEQKKQWLLQTHWTLDKYGILADARLFFGPQHRPILLRLPNRRALRLRASFSQPLFQAVAAICRLLSIRHPEELSLLRAPERKEKKKKEKEPEEEVYDLTKVVLAGGMAPALFRGMPAHFSDSAQTEACYHMLSRPQPPPDPLLLQRLPRPSSLLDKTQLHSRWLDSSRCLMQQDIKAGDMLWLRFKYYSFFDLDPKTDPVRLTQLYEQARWDLLLEEIDCTEEEMMVFAALQYHINKLSQSGEASEPTGADPGLDDLDAALSNLEVKLEGSARTDVLDSLTAIPELKDHLRILRPRKLTLKGYRQHWVVFKETTLSYYKSQDEAPGDPIQQLNLKGCEVVPDVNVSGQKFCIKLLVPSPEGMSELYLRCQDEQQYARWMAGCRLASKGRTMADSSYASEVQGILAFLSLQRAGTGGPGSQPQGPDASAEGLNPYGLVAPRFQRKFKAKQLTPRILEAHQNVAQLPLSEAQLRFIQAWQSLPDFGISYFIVKFKGSRKDEILGIANNRLIRIDLAVGDVVKTWRFSNMRQWNVNWDIRQVAIEFDEHINVAFSCVSASCRIVHEYIGGYIFLSTRERARGEELDEDLFLQLTGGHEAF